A stretch of DNA from Pristiophorus japonicus isolate sPriJap1 unplaced genomic scaffold, sPriJap1.hap1 HAP1_SCAFFOLD_160, whole genome shotgun sequence:
TCATTCCCAAGTTCTGTCCCATTCCCAAGTTCTGTCCCATTCTCAAGTTCATTCCCAGGTTCTGTCCCACTCTCAAGTTCATTCCCAAGTTCTGTCCCATTCCCAAGTTCTGTCCCAGGTTCAGTCCCATTCTCAAGTTCATTCCCAGGCTCTGTCCCATTCTCAAGTTCATTCCCAGGTTCTGTCCCACTCTCAAGTTCATTCCCAAGTTCTGTCCCATTCCCAAGTTCTGTCCCATTCTCAAGTTCATTCCCAGGTTCTGTCCCACTCTCAAGTTCATTCCCAAGTTCTGTCCCATTCCCAAGTTCTGTCCCATTCCCAGGTTCAGTCCCACTCTCAAGTTCATTCCCAAGTTCAGTCCCACTCTCAAGTTCATTCCCACTCTCAAGTTCATTCCCAGGTTCAGTCCCATTCCCAAGTTCTGTCCCATTCCCAAGTTCTGTCCCAGGTTCAGTCCCACTCTCAAGTTCATTCCCAAGTTCTGTCCCATTCTCAAGTTCATTCCCAGATTCAGTCCCATTCCCATTCACCGCCCGCTGTTGACATTGTGAAATACTTTTGCCATAGGTTTGAGCAGAAAGGATTGCTGTACGAGCAGGGGTTTGAATTCTACATATCTGAATATTTCTTAACAACTTAAATGAAGCAGCTATGTTAATGTTTACACATCGCAAATAGAAtgtaaaaaaaattggaaaataaTGTATACTGCATGGCACTTATATCGGCTGGAGACCAGGGAATGGCATGTAGTGTTTTATTACTGCAGACATGCACAGGGATATCTGACGTGGCTATCTCCTTATCTTGACTATCCCAACAACCTCATTGTTTGTACTGCACACACACAACATCTGATAGATTCTGTTTGCAGAATTTTCTTCCAATCCCTCTTTGTACCAGAGGGTCTCTCCAGCTTGGCTCTGTATTCTAGATAAAGCAGCAGTAACTGATCCAGGGTGGGACTGTTCGAGTACTTTTTCCATACATATCAAATGTTAGCATTTTAACCCAGAGTCACTGGGATTGAACATTTGTTTAATATTAAACAATCAGATTGCTTGCTTGTAACTGTCTTCAACCCTGCAATCGCAAGTTACTTTCTCTGCTGTTTGGTGCACACACATTTGAGACAACAACATTTTCAGATGAGTGGATGGTTTCTGCGCGTTACAGTTACTGCCGTTGTTTATTTAGTGTTTCTCACATGACCGGCAGAGTGGGTGATTATCGGAAAATTGGAGGGCGGGGGGTACAATCGATTTGCACAAATATAAAGTTGATTGCCATGCTTATCACACTTGTCATGCACCAGAGTTCCACAAGTTGTGATGTGCCTTCTGTGGGTGTTGAGCTTACCTGAACTGAGACACTTCCTCGCTGGTCGGTGTGTTGAAGTCTAATACTTGCCAGGCTGAGCCAAGGACCTGCTGGCCTGTACCTCACAGCTCCAGTTAAACCAGCGATCAGAGTGGCAATGTGCTGCCATTCACTCCCACACTCTGCGCGGCCAAAGCTGGTAACCAGCAGAGTTTGAAATGGGGCCATCCGGTTTATTTGCAAAAAAGGAGGGACTCTTTGCAAAATCCATTCATCGGAAGATAGGAATTGCTGGATGAAAAACGATCATCTAGTTCACCATCCCCCACCCTGGCACTCGCTTGATCCAAGGAGAATGaagctgttgaccaatcacagtTTTTTGAtggggtaacagagaaggttgatgagggtgatgcggttgacatggtgtacatggatttccaaaaggtgtttgacaaagagccacacaataGGCTTTGCAGCAAAGTTGAGgcccatggaataacagggacagtggcagcatggatacgggattggctcagtgacaggaaacagagagtcggggtgaaCGGTTATTTCTGGGactgaggaaggtatacagtggtgttccccagggatcggtactgggaccactgcttttcctgatatatattaatgacttggatgtgggtgtacagggcacagtttcaaaatttacagatgacacaaaactcggaagtatagtgaacagtgaggaggatagtgatagacttcaggaagacacagacaggctggtgggatgggcgggcacgtGGGAGATGCAGTTTAACacaaaaaagtgcaaagtgatccattttggtagaaagaatgaggagaggcaatataaactgaaggtacaatcctaaagggggtgcatgagcagagagacccgggggtatatgtgcacaaatcggtgaggtgtcagggcaggttgagaaagcggttaaaaaggtttacaggatcctgggcttcataaatagaggcacagagtacaaaagcaaggaagttatgatgaacctgtataaaacactggttcagccccaactggagtattgtgtccaattctgggccccgcactttaggaaggatgtgacggccttagagagggagcagaaaagattgaccagaatggttccagggatgagggacttcagtgacggggagagactggagaagctggggttgttctccttggagcagagaaggttgagaggagatttgatcgaggtgttcaaaatcatgaggggtctgaacagagtagagagagagagaaactgttcccattggtggaagggtcgggaaccagaggacacagatttaaggcgattggcagaaggtccaaaggccacatgaggaaaaactattttacgcagcgagtggttattatctggaatgtgctgcctgagagggtggtggagacagactcaattgtggctttcaaaagggagttggataagtatctgaaggaaaaaaacttgcagggctccggagaaagggcgggggagggggagtgggactgacctcctcctgtgctgtaaccattctatggtggagagctttgggaaccataggtccaaagagtATTTCCGTCCTGGGGTAGATGGCACCTACAGGAGCCCTGAGACAAAATGTGTACTCGCAGTGTTCAGCATTACAAATGAGCTATGGGTTTGCTTatatagtggttctgttactgaacTATTAACCCAGGAGCCTGGACTAATATGAATTCAGTTTAATAAATCTGCTAATAAAAAGCTACTTTCAGTAAAAGTGacgatgaagctgttggattgtgatttaaaaaaaaaacaacgggTTCATtaatgtgctttagggaaggagacctgccgcccttacccgctctgggcctacatgtgactccagtcccacaccaacgtgattgagtcttaactgccctcggaaatggcccaGCAGGACAATTCGTTATATAAATACACGctgggttcaagaaggcggctcaccaccttctcagggcaaggaGGGGTGGGCAATTAATGCCCACAGTCCGAGAATGAATGAAAGAGAACTCCtgcatcacttttctcaaaagaaaCATTTCTCTAATAAACTGAACTGACATGGAGTTTAGTCGGTTAGTTTGTACTGTTTTGATTGTAAGATTTGCTGTCATAATTCAAACTCCCACATTCAGCCAAGTGGTGAGGGGCCGAGGTCGGATATAACGGCAGACATATTCCGAGCTCTCTGCACACGGGGAGCGATGACTCCCAACACTTCACATGGTGAGAAACAAGGAAACTCTCAGAGGATATTTATAGACTTGAAAGGGAGGGAGATCCCAAGACAGTTTGTAAACAGTTTGTGGTAACATGTGTgaagtggatgatccatttcggccTCCTATTGAGGTCCCCACaggaaacttgcgcaaaacataaaaacagatagtaaaagcttttacagatatataaaatggaaaagagtgactaaagtaaatgttggtcccttagaagatgaaaagggggatttaatcatgggaaatgtggaaatggctgagaccttcaacaattattttgcttcggtcttcacagtggaagacacaaaaaccatgccaaaaattgctggtcacaggaatgtgggaagggaggacctggagacaatcactatcactaggggggtattgctggacaggctaatgggactcaaggtagacaagtcccctggtcctgatgaaatgcatcccagggtattaaaagagatggcggaagttatagcagatgcattcgttataatctaccaaaactctctggactctggggaggtaccagcggattggaaagcagctaatgtaacacctctgttttaaaaagggggcagacaaaaggcaggtaactataggccggttagtttaacatctgtagtggggaaaatgcttgaaactatcattaaggaagaaattgcgggacatctagataggaatagtgcaatcaagcagacgcaacatggattcatgaaggggaaatcatatttaactaatttactggaattctttgaggatataacgagcatggtggatagaggtgtaccgatggatgtggtgtatttagatttccaaaaggcattcgataaggtgccacacaaaaggttactgcagaagataaaggtacgaggagtcagaggaaatgtattagcatggatcgagaattggctggctaacagaaagcagagagtcgggataaatgggtccttttcgggttggaaatcggtggttagtggtgtgccacagggatcggtgctgggaccacaactgtttacaatatacatagatgacctggaagaggggacagagtatagtgtaacaaaatttgcagatgacacaaagattagtgggaaagcgggttgtgtagaggacacagagaggctgcaaagagatttagataggttaagcgaatgggctaaggtttggcagatggaatacaatgtcggaaagtgtgaggtcatccaccttgggaaaaaaaacagtaaaagggaatattatttgaatggggagaaattacaacatgctgaggtgcagagggacctgtgggtccttgtgcatgaaactcttttgagttccttgtgcatgaatcccaaaaagttagtttgcaggtgcagcaggtaatcaggaaggtgaatggaatgttggccttcattgcgagagggatggagtacaaaagcagggaggtcctgctgcaactgtacagggtattggtgaggccgcacctggagtactgcgtgcagttttggtcaccttacttaaggaaggatatactggctttggagggggtacagagacgattcactaggctgattcctgagatgagggggttaccttatgatgatagattgagtagactgggtctttactcgttggagttcagaaggatgaggggtgatcttatagaaacatttaaaatcatgaaagggatagataagatagaggcagagaggttgtttccactggttggggagactagaactagggggcacagcctcaaaatacgggggagccaatttaaaaccgagttgagaaggaatttcttctcccagagggttgtgaatctgtggaattctctgcccaaggaagcagttgaggctagctcattgaatgtattcaagtcacagacagatagattattaaccaataagggaattaagggttacggggagcgggcgggtaaatggagctgagtccacggccagatcagccatgatcttgttgaatggcggagcaggctcgaggggctagatagcctactcctgttcctaattcttaatgactatctccaacaatcgagagtctaaccacaaccccttgacatttaacggcattacgCGTTTTGGGAGTTCTGGAGAGTCCCAGAGTGACCTCGACCTTGGTGAGTTCAGCAGTCCAAGGGGCAGGAGGGCCAGAGGTCGGCAAGGAGTTCACTTCTGACGAGGATCACACAGCCCTCATCTGGGCAGGAAAGTAGTTGGctctttgattggtaagtatctctttttctttttaattagattttaaactagataagtctaataGAGGgacggcagtgcagctcagtcccgtggagtgcccatcctgtggcatgtgggaagtcctcgaTGCTTCACAAAGCCTAGACAaccctgtgtgcaggaggtgtctccagcttcaactattcgagctccgtgtttcggagctggagcagcagctggagtcaatacggtgcatccgcgaggctgagagctacgtggacaacaggtttcaggaagtggtcaccccgcagcttaaaggtgtgcaggtagaggggaagtgggtgatcaCCAGACTGAGGAAGAAcgcaaggcaggtagtgcaggagtccccccgtaaGTCCATCTCgcgttcaaaccgatattcacttctgagcatcggtgaggaCGATGCtgcctctggagagtgcagccagagccgaTTCCAAGGCACcatgagctgtagtgataggggattctatagttaggggaacagacagtcgTATCTGCGGCTGTAGACATGACTCCTGAATGATATGgtatctccctggtgccagggtcaaggatgtcacggagcggacGCTGGGCATTCTGGGGGgctgggtaaacagctagaggtcgtggtccatattgggatcaACGACGTAGGtagaataagggatgaggtcctacaggaagaattccgggagctcggaagaaaattaaagggtaggagctcaaaggtagtaatattGTGGTCAGTCCTATCGTGGTCAGTCCTATTCTGGTCACTCCTatcatgttcctaacacagatgaggagcacacagggaggttaaagtaacagtgacctcagtctttattaagacactccagagtgaggaacaggccttaggaggcggcttatattcagtgctcccaacggatgctgggatcccttgggacttcaggggatgcgctccctggtggtggaatatggcagtacatgctttacagatacacagcatcactccccccccaatgtcaaagtgaaaactatttacaaggtgaggtggtcaggagcctttctttccctggtggaccgcctcggtacaaatgtctgttctggtgtgttggctgtgccctcactgggctggcgtgttgttggccctgcagggctgctgggtgagcctggacttgctgggctgttgggcgtgatgggttcgatttcctggcccggcgtggtgtcgttgatcctttgggtgtgtgttggcggagatgttgacgatggcttggcgtTGAGTCCCTGAGCGTGCGCAGACGCCAGCGTCGCCCACGTACTGCAGCTCGGCGACAGAGGatggggtggccttggacctggaggttgaacagcttcccactggctctgtggttcagttccgctccagcggggagcttgttgattgtgaggtggagcatggcagcgaggaagagcgAGAAGAGGGTTTTGAGGCGATGACGCTTGATCCAGGTGcggacgtgggttgggtctgtggtggatccgtcggtggatctatcaagaaagactggatcaactgggcttgtattcactggagttcagaagagtgagaggggacctcatagaaacatttaaaattctgacgggtttagacaggttagatgcaggaagaatgttcccaatgttggggaagtccagaaccaggggtcacagtctaaggataaggggtaagccatttaggaccgagatgaggagaaactccttcacccagagagtggtgaacctgtggaattctctaccacagaaagtagttgaggccaattcacgaaatatattcaaaagggagttagatgaagtccttgctactctggggatcaaggggtatggcgagaaagcaggaagggggtactgaagttgcatgttcagccatgaacttattgaatggcggtgcaggctagaagggccgaatggcctactcctgcacctattttctatgttctatgtttttatgtcaggatcgcggcctgcatgtcgtcgtggatcaggcggaggatggcgacaaacatttggggggggggggtacagccgaaacggaggaggacgctccttggaccctcgcggttaacagtgtcgaaggcctttgtgaggacaaagaaggccatgtacaagggttggtgctagtccctgcatttctcttgcagttgaagACGCGAGGACCTTGACCAAGATGGCGACGCTCCAGCGCGCACGCGCCACATCACCAAGATGGCGGCGGAGCTATTGCCGCAGCGCGCATGTCCGCCTGCACCCAGCCGGCGCATGCGCTGCTGTGCCCGCGGCTCCTTTGCCAAGATGGCGGCGCAGTGAGCGGGATGGGGGCCCGCGCTGAGCTGCGGCTCTGCCGGCGCTTCCCGCCCGAACTGCACCCGCTGCAGGTCCTCGTCCCCAGGGCGGCCCTGGCGGCCCTGACCCCCGGGCCCGGCCCCGGCCCCAGCCCCGGCTCCGGCTGCGTGCTGTCCCTGAGCACAGGCCCGGCCTCGGGGCCCGGGCTCTTCATCTCCGCCACCGTCACCGAGCAGGAGCCGCCTGAGGAGGCGGCCGGGCCCCGGGAGCAGGGGGCAGGGGTCAGCGGACCCCTAgagcagggggcgggggtcacCGGACCCCTAgagcagggggcgggggtcacTGGGCCCCgggagcagggggcgggggtcacTGGGCCCCTAgagcagggggcgggggtcacTGGGCCCCTAgagcagggggcgggggtcacTGGGCCCCTAgagcagggggcgggggtcacTGGGCCCCTAgagcagggggcgggggtcacTGGGCCCCTAGAGCAGGGGGCGGGGGTCAGCGGGCCCCGGGAGCAGGGGGCGTGGGTCAGCGGGCCCCGGGAGCAAGGGGCAGGGGTCAGCGGGTCCCGGGAACAGGGGGCAGGGGTCACTGGGCCCCgggagcagggggcgggggtcacCGGGCCCCgggagcagggggcgggggtcaGCGGGCCCCGGGAGCAGAGTGTGGGGGTCAGCGGGCCCCGGGAGCAGGGGGCGAGGGTCAGCGGGCCCcgggagcagggggtgggggtCAGCGGGCCCCGGGAGCAGAGTGTGGGGGTCAGCGGGCCCCGGGAGCAGGGGGCGAGGGTCAGCGGGCCCCgggagcagggggcgggggtcaGCGGGCCCCGGGAGCAGGGGGCAGGGGTCACCGGACCCCTggagcagggggcgggggtcacCGGGCCCCgggagcagggggcgggggtcaGCGGGCCCCGGGAGCAGGGGGCAGGAGTCACCGGGCCCCGGGAGCAGAGTGCGGGGGTCAGCGGGCCCCGGGAGCAGGGGGCGAGGGTCAGCGGGCCCCGGGAGCAGGGGGCAGGGGTCAGCGGGCCCCGGGAACAGGGGGCAGGGGTCACTGGGCCCCGGGAGCAGGGGGCAGGGGTCACCCAGAGTGAGGGCCCACTCCGAATCTACACCAGCAAACTTTTCCCCAAGCACTACGGGCTGTGGGCGGAGGAGGCGGAGGCGGCCCCAGGGACGGGCTGGCTGCGGGTCTCCCTGGTGAAGTCGGTGCCCACCCTGAGCAAGGTGGTGCTGGGCGCCCGCAGCAGAGCCAGCCTGCGCTGGGCCAGCTCCCAGAACTTCGCCAATGGCCTGCTGATCCTCAGCTGCCAGCACCAGCAGGTCCTGTTGCGGCAGGGCGACAGCCCCACGGTGCCCTACCACCCCTTGTTCGGGGAGGACAGTGGGCTGGTCCTTGCCCACCTCCTGGAGCTGGTGGTCCTCGAATGCCAGCCCGTCCTGCAAGGCGTCCTCACCATCAATACCAGCCTGGTGCTCACCGACTTCAGGGAGGCCAACCAGCCACAGCCCAGCGAGCTCCAGCCCCTCCGGCTGCTCCAGCCGCTTTGCGTCTCCGACTTTGCCCATTACGCCGGCAGCCTTTGGGGGGCAGGCCTGGGGCTAGAGCCCAGCCGGCCGCTGGACTGCGACTTCATGACGTTTCTGCAGGCCCTGGAGTGCCGGCTGGAGGTGAGGGTGTGCGACCTGCCAGGCCTGGTGGAGAGCGGCAAGCTCAGGCCCCGAGCGGCTGGGCTGGACGGTGGCCTGGACCCGGACAGCTGCCTGGTCCTGAGCAAGCAGGCCGTGCAGCGACTGGGCCTCTTCAACCGCGAGTGGGTCCTCGTCTCCCTGCTGGAGCCGGCTGCGGAGCGTGAGCGGGAGCGGGGCGCACGGCCCGAGCTCGAGCGGCCCAGTCGCAACACGGACCCCGGGCCCCGCAGCAGCCCTGGGGCCTCGACCGGCCGGCTCGCCTCCGTGGTCGTGGCGGACGCTGGGAGAGGTGCCCAGGTCGAGCTGGCGGAGAACATGGCAGCCATCTCTCACGCGCTGTGGTTCAACCTCTCCAACGGGTCCGGGCTGCCAACCTCCAGCAGGACGCTGAAAGTCAAGGTAGGGAGCGAGAACCCGAAGGGGGCAAGATCTTTCTGGCCAAAGCCCATCAATGGGTGCATCACGTGGTATTGGGGGACTGAGGGTGGGTCAAGGGTCAGTATGAGGACCAGCAGACCACCTCCAGTTATGCACGTCGCAAGGCAAagggcgtgaagaggccaagcgcaagcagcagaaggagcgcgcggcaaaccagccccaccaaccccttcccccgagcaatgtctgtcccacctgtaacagggtctgtagctctcgtatcggactgttcagccacaatacgggattgtttcttagaacagtatgttacagaacctacaagggagcaagctatcttagatctgctcctgtgtaatgagactggaataataaacgatctcctagtaaaagatcctctcggaatgagtgatcacagtatggttgaatttgtaatacagattgagggtgaggaagttgtgtcagaaacgagcgtactatgcttaaacaaaggggactacagtgggatgagggcagagttggctaaagtagactggaaacacagactaaacggtggcacaattgaggaacagtggaggacttttaaggagctctttcatagtgctcaacaaaaatatattccagtgaaaaagaagggcggtaagagaagggataaccagccgtggataaccaaggaaataaaggagagtatcaaattaaaaaccaatgcgtataaggtggccaaggttagtgggaaaatagaagattgggaaaattttaaacgacagcaaagaatgactaaaaaagcaataaagaaaggaaagatagattacgaaggtaaacttgcgcaaaacataaaaacagatagtaaaagcttttacagatatataaaacggaaaagagtgactaaaatcaatgttggtcccttagaagatgaggagggggatttaataatgggaaatgtggaaatggctgagactttaaacaattattttgcttcggtcttcacagtggaagacacaaaaaaaccatgccaaaaattgctggtcacaggaatgtgggaagggaggaccttgagataatcactatcactacgggtgtagtgctggacaggctaatgggactcaaggtagacaagtcccctggtcctgatgaaatgcatcccagggtattaaaagagatggcggaaattatagcagatgcattcgttataatctaccaaaattctttggactctgggaaggtaccagcggattggaaagcagctaatgtaacgcctctgtttaaaaaaggggtcagacaaaaggcaggtaactataggccggttagtttaacatctgtagtggggaaaatgcttgaaactatcattaaggaagaaatagcgggatatctggataggaatagtgcaatcaagcagacgcagcatggattcatgaaggggaaatcatg
This window harbors:
- the LOC139243076 gene encoding peroxisomal ATPase PEX6-like, producing the protein MSACTQPAHALLCPRLLCQDGGAVSGMGARAELRLCRRFPPELHPLQVLVPRAALAALTPGPGPGPSPGSGCVLSLSTGPASGPGLFISATVTEQEPPEEAAGPREQGAGVSGPLEQGAGVTGPLEQGAGVTGPREQGAGVTGPLEQGAGVTGPLEQGAGVTGPLEQGAGVTGPLEQGAGVTGPLEQGAGVSGPREQGAWVSGPREQGAGVSGSREQGAGVTGPREQGAGVTGPREQGAGVSGPREQSVGVSGPREQGARVSGPREQGVGVSGPREQSVGVSGPREQGARVSGPREQGAGVSGPREQGAGVTGPLEQGAGVTGPREQGAGVSGPREQGAGVTGPREQSAGVSGPREQGARVSGPREQGAGVSGPREQGAGVTGPREQGAGVTQSEGPLRIYTSKLFPKHYGLWAEEAEAAPGTGWLRVSLVKSVPTLSKVVLGARSRASLRWASSQNFANGLLILSCQHQQVLLRQGDSPTVPYHPLFGEDSGLVLAHLLELVVLECQPVLQGVLTINTSLVLTDFREANQPQPSELQPLRLLQPLCVSDFAHYAGSLWGAGLGLEPSRPLDCDFMTFLQALECRLEVRVCDLPGLVESGKLRPRAAGLDGGLDPDSCLVLSKQAVQRLGLFNREWVLVSLLEPAAERERERGARPELERPSRNTDPGPRSSPGASTGRLASVVVADAGRGAQVELAENMAAISHALWFNLSNGSGLPTSSRTLKVKRFYQPSNGRRRAKDSRSALCVPPLAKELHVAVIFSPTYSARAVCDGVLFDHFTTQRLVYAGDVVCVRTRGKAEFIEKCTEGSVRWPVLYLKVRSVSGEGESDGVAGFLADTEHTSLYLDGCANSYVPRVRSSECHQFWDSTSPPGLSSIVDTLCNIIQPYLHSGPPVLDGPCGVLLWGPSGSGKTMVVRAACSRLNLHLVKVNCVSLSADSTGASEAKLQAAFSQSDTHRPCVLLLRDVSVFGRERIGVAEDSRLISALHRFIKELTLPPQYGMSPRHIENSDYPVVVLGTVERLQDVFADVQTAFLHEVAMGSLSVEQRKIMLAALSAELPLGKDVNLAKIGKLTAVSIPPTQTPHGHRDPDQGGSGGV